In Vigna angularis cultivar LongXiaoDou No.4 chromosome 8, ASM1680809v1, whole genome shotgun sequence, one DNA window encodes the following:
- the LOC108344904 gene encoding kinesin-like protein KIN-10C isoform X1, which translates to MVSKQLDRVGGKVRVIARIRGFSGPEANLEPDTSRTVDWISVNDENLDDVSISFRDHPSRYLVDYCYKEDEDSEMIYSREVKPFVSAAFEGHNSTVIAHGARGSGKTHIIQGSAERPGLAVLAIAEFLPIAEKNGKSISVSFYEVDHQERAMDLLNPEKPPILVFEDRGRNQFKGLSQVPVKSVNEFQNLYSTACLSLKGAPKKGGQRSHMGLIVNVVSRNESVGSTVSKMNFVDLAGYEDTRKKSSDGSCLTEINKINKSIYALLNICHALRTNESHIPYRESKLTRILQDSLRGTSRILLVSCLNPSFCQDTIYMVSLASRSCHRIHHQTFLDSTKKSVSSANMRQIPKNVSGTAKKFHGSSKLTKGRKLFDEASHSTPKVEKEMVTKASKPLMDNSLPETGNHDNSGVETIVNTLALTNVSFPKDDLFAKASQDMKLYPPLENGDSSLNASSEVEINSLAAKDVLVDGDEGKKENTPCINHSSESMSIIVHEGHNSPPISSQLRDLSNSLKMLCSSTSSCLQNSEKQPIPAIEPKTPIIQQNMSQWDEMNGKSPWETFSMRGSGMKSSIVQEYLRFLNTADKEELKRLKGIGDKRANFILELREESPEPFKSLNDLKDIGLSAKQIKGMMKKEVGELFSEL; encoded by the exons ATGGTTTCAAAGCAACTCGATCGCGTGGGTGGTAAGGTTCGGGTTATCGCTAGGATCCGCGGGTTTTCGGGTCCTGAGGCTAATTTGGAGCCTGACACTTCAAGGACTGTGGATTGGATTTCAGTGAATGACGAGAATTTGGATGATGTCTCCATCTCCTTCAGAGACCATCCCAG TCGTTATTTGGTGGACTATTGCTATAAGGAAGATGAAGACAGTGAAATGATATATTCAAGGGAGGTAAAGCCTTTTGTGTCTGCAGCTTTTGAAGGTCATAACAGCACCGTTATTGCACATGGAGCTAGGGGTAGTGGAAAGACCCACATAATTCAG GGCTCTGCTGAGAGGCCAGGTTTGGCAGTGCTTGCTATTGCTGAGTTTCTTCCAATTGCTGAGAAAAATGGGAAATCCATAAGTGTTTCTTTCTATGAGGTTGATCATCAGGAACGGGCCATGGATTTATTAAATCCAGAGAAGCCGCCAATCTTGGTTTTTGAAGATCGTGGTAGAAATCAGTTTAAAGGATTGAGTCAG GTTCCTGTGAAATCAGTTAATGAATTTCAGAATTTGTACTCCACTGCATGTTTGAGCTTGAAGGGAGCTCCCAAAAAAGGTGGTCAAAGAAGTCATATGGGATTGATTGTGAATGTCGTTTCCCGGAATGAAAGTGTAGGAAGTACTGTCAGCAAAATGAATTTTGTTGACTTAGCAg GGTATGAAGATACCAGAAAGAAAAGTAGTGATGGCTCCTGCCTAACTGAgattaacaaaattaacaagTCAATATATGCATTATTGAATATTTGCCATGCTTTGAGAACAAATGAAAGTCATATTCCCTACCGGGAAAGCAAGCTTACGCGCATACTGCAGGATTCTTTGAGGGGAACTAGCAGAATTTTACTGGTTTCATGCTTG AACCCATCATTTTGCCAAGACACTATTTACATGGTAAGCTTGGCTTCAAGGTCATGTCATCGGATTCATCATCAGACATTCTTAGATTCCACCAAGAAAAGTGTAAGTTCAGCAAATATGAGACAGATACCTAAAAATGTTTCTGGGACAGCAAAGAAATTTCATGGTTCTTCTAAACTAACGAAAGGAAG GAAATTGTTTGATGAAGCTAGTCATTCCACACCTAAGGTTGAGAAG GAAATGGTTACTAAAGCATCAAAGCCTTTGATG GATAACTCATTACCTGAGACTGGAAATCATGATAACTCTGGAGTGGAAACGATAGTGAATACTTTAGCATTGACAAATGTTTCATTTCCGAAGGATGACTTATTTGCAAAAGCTAGTCAGGACATGAAACTTTATCCCCCTTTGGAAAAT GGTGATTCGTCCTTGAACGCTAGCAGTGAAGTGGAAATCAATTCCCTAGCAGCTaag GATGTTTTAGTGGATGGAGATGAAGGTAAAAAGGAGAATACCCCTTGTATCAATCATTCCTCTGAATCAATGTCAATAATAGTTCACGAAG GTCATAATTCACCACCCATTAGTTCACAGTTGCGCGATCTTTCCAATAGTCTTAAAATGCTATGCTCTTCAACTTCATCATGCTTgcaaaattcagaaaaacaacCCATTCCAGCTATAGAACCAAAAACTCCTATAATTCAACAGAACATGAGCCAATGGGATGAAATGAATGGCAAAAGTCCTTGGGAGACATTCAGCATGCGGGGCTCTGGGATGAAG AGTTCCATCGTTCAAGAATATCTTAGATTTTTGAACACGGCTGACAA GGAAGAATTGAAAAGATTAAAG GGAATTGGAGACAAAAGAGCTAACTTTATACTTGAACTTCGAGAAGAATCTCCAGAACCTTTCAAAAGT CTAAACGATTTAAAGGACATTGGGCTTTCTGCAAAGCAG ATTAAGGGAATGATGAAGAAGGAAGTTGGAGAGCTTTTCAGTGAATTATAA
- the LOC108344904 gene encoding kinesin-like protein KIN-10C isoform X2, translating to MVSKQLDRVGGKVRVIARIRGFSGPEANLEPDTSRTVDWISVNDENLDDVSISFRDHPSRYLVDYCYKEDEDSEMIYSREVKPFVSAAFEGHNSTVIAHGARGSGKTHIIQGSAERPGLAVLAIAEFLPIAEKNGKSISVSFYEVDHQERAMDLLNPEKPPILVFEDRGRNQFKGLSQVPVKSVNEFQNLYSTACLSLKGAPKKGGQRSHMGLIVNVVSRNESVGSTVSKMNFVDLAGYEDTRKKSSDGSCLTEINKINKSIYALLNICHALRTNESHIPYRESKLTRILQDSLRGTSRILLVSCLNPSFCQDTIYMVSLASRSCHRIHHQTFLDSTKKSVSSANMRQIPKNVSGTAKKFHGSSKLTKGRKLFDEASHSTPKEMVTKASKPLMDNSLPETGNHDNSGVETIVNTLALTNVSFPKDDLFAKASQDMKLYPPLENGDSSLNASSEVEINSLAAKDVLVDGDEGKKENTPCINHSSESMSIIVHEGHNSPPISSQLRDLSNSLKMLCSSTSSCLQNSEKQPIPAIEPKTPIIQQNMSQWDEMNGKSPWETFSMRGSGMKSSIVQEYLRFLNTADKEELKRLKGIGDKRANFILELREESPEPFKSLNDLKDIGLSAKQIKGMMKKEVGELFSEL from the exons ATGGTTTCAAAGCAACTCGATCGCGTGGGTGGTAAGGTTCGGGTTATCGCTAGGATCCGCGGGTTTTCGGGTCCTGAGGCTAATTTGGAGCCTGACACTTCAAGGACTGTGGATTGGATTTCAGTGAATGACGAGAATTTGGATGATGTCTCCATCTCCTTCAGAGACCATCCCAG TCGTTATTTGGTGGACTATTGCTATAAGGAAGATGAAGACAGTGAAATGATATATTCAAGGGAGGTAAAGCCTTTTGTGTCTGCAGCTTTTGAAGGTCATAACAGCACCGTTATTGCACATGGAGCTAGGGGTAGTGGAAAGACCCACATAATTCAG GGCTCTGCTGAGAGGCCAGGTTTGGCAGTGCTTGCTATTGCTGAGTTTCTTCCAATTGCTGAGAAAAATGGGAAATCCATAAGTGTTTCTTTCTATGAGGTTGATCATCAGGAACGGGCCATGGATTTATTAAATCCAGAGAAGCCGCCAATCTTGGTTTTTGAAGATCGTGGTAGAAATCAGTTTAAAGGATTGAGTCAG GTTCCTGTGAAATCAGTTAATGAATTTCAGAATTTGTACTCCACTGCATGTTTGAGCTTGAAGGGAGCTCCCAAAAAAGGTGGTCAAAGAAGTCATATGGGATTGATTGTGAATGTCGTTTCCCGGAATGAAAGTGTAGGAAGTACTGTCAGCAAAATGAATTTTGTTGACTTAGCAg GGTATGAAGATACCAGAAAGAAAAGTAGTGATGGCTCCTGCCTAACTGAgattaacaaaattaacaagTCAATATATGCATTATTGAATATTTGCCATGCTTTGAGAACAAATGAAAGTCATATTCCCTACCGGGAAAGCAAGCTTACGCGCATACTGCAGGATTCTTTGAGGGGAACTAGCAGAATTTTACTGGTTTCATGCTTG AACCCATCATTTTGCCAAGACACTATTTACATGGTAAGCTTGGCTTCAAGGTCATGTCATCGGATTCATCATCAGACATTCTTAGATTCCACCAAGAAAAGTGTAAGTTCAGCAAATATGAGACAGATACCTAAAAATGTTTCTGGGACAGCAAAGAAATTTCATGGTTCTTCTAAACTAACGAAAGGAAG GAAATTGTTTGATGAAGCTAGTCATTCCACACCTAAG GAAATGGTTACTAAAGCATCAAAGCCTTTGATG GATAACTCATTACCTGAGACTGGAAATCATGATAACTCTGGAGTGGAAACGATAGTGAATACTTTAGCATTGACAAATGTTTCATTTCCGAAGGATGACTTATTTGCAAAAGCTAGTCAGGACATGAAACTTTATCCCCCTTTGGAAAAT GGTGATTCGTCCTTGAACGCTAGCAGTGAAGTGGAAATCAATTCCCTAGCAGCTaag GATGTTTTAGTGGATGGAGATGAAGGTAAAAAGGAGAATACCCCTTGTATCAATCATTCCTCTGAATCAATGTCAATAATAGTTCACGAAG GTCATAATTCACCACCCATTAGTTCACAGTTGCGCGATCTTTCCAATAGTCTTAAAATGCTATGCTCTTCAACTTCATCATGCTTgcaaaattcagaaaaacaacCCATTCCAGCTATAGAACCAAAAACTCCTATAATTCAACAGAACATGAGCCAATGGGATGAAATGAATGGCAAAAGTCCTTGGGAGACATTCAGCATGCGGGGCTCTGGGATGAAG AGTTCCATCGTTCAAGAATATCTTAGATTTTTGAACACGGCTGACAA GGAAGAATTGAAAAGATTAAAG GGAATTGGAGACAAAAGAGCTAACTTTATACTTGAACTTCGAGAAGAATCTCCAGAACCTTTCAAAAGT CTAAACGATTTAAAGGACATTGGGCTTTCTGCAAAGCAG ATTAAGGGAATGATGAAGAAGGAAGTTGGAGAGCTTTTCAGTGAATTATAA